From a region of the Oryza sativa Japonica Group chromosome 6, ASM3414082v1 genome:
- the LOC4340510 gene encoding F-box protein FBW2 — protein sequence MGECSEHRCWDELLPDALGLIFRKLSLKDVLTVVPRVCKSWGRVVAGPYCWQEIDIQEWSQQQSKPDQLKRMVRMLVARSGGSFHRISVSGLPGDPLFTFIGDHARSLKTMELPRSDISDSLVENVAPRLSNVTFLDISSCTKIGARALEAFGKHCKSLIGLRRVMHPTDVVGRASQHDEARAIACNMPKLRHLEIGYMLIATKAVVEIASQCHDLKFLDLRGCWNVDDKLLQESYPGLKVVGPYVDDCYENSFWEECSDDSDDSIYWELMDDDYYAAGSDDEGIWDDGQGLEGLEVRFYGGGFSESHAGFDWPPSP from the exons ATGGGGGAGTGCAGTGAGCACAGGTGTTGGGACGAGCTACTACCGGACGCACTGGGCCTCATCTTTCGCAAACTCTCACTCAAGGATGTGCTCACCGTGGTGCCGCGGGTTTGCAAATCCTGGGGGCGGGTGGTTGCAGGGCCTTACTGCTGGCAGGAGATCGACATCCAGGAGTGGagccagcagcagagcaagccGGACCAGCTCAAGCGCATGGTTCGCATGCTCGTCGCCCGAAGCGGCGGCTCGTTCCACCGCATTAGCGTGTCCGGCCTGCCTGGCGATCCATTGTTCACCTTCATTGGGGACCA TGCACGGTCACTTAAAACCATGGAGCTTCCAAGGAGTGATATCAGCGACTCCTTAGTGGAAAATGTTGCGCCAAGATTGTCCAACGTTACATTCTTGGACATAAGCAGCTGTACTAAGATCGGTGCTCGTGCTCTAGAAGCATTCGGCAAGCATTGTAAATCCCTGATCGGACTTCGGCGAGTCATGCACCCTACAGATGTTGTCGGTAGGGCCAGTCAACATGATGAGGCTCGTGCTATTGCTTGCAATATGCCAAAGCTCCGTCATCTTGAGATAGGGTACATGCTCATTGCAACGAAGGCTGTTGTTGAGATTGCCTCTCAGTGTCATGATCTCAAATTCTTAGATCTGCGTGGCTGCTGGAATGTTGACGATAAACTATTGCAAGAGAGCTATCCTGGGCTGAAAGTCGTTGGCCCCTATGTGGACGACTGCTATGAGAACAGCTTCTGGGAGGAGTGTTCCGATGACTCGGATGATTCCATCTATTGGGAGCTCATGGATGATGATTATTATGCGGCGGGGAGCGATGACGAGGGCATATGGGACGATGGTCAAGGTCTTGAGGGCTTAGAAGTAAGGTTTTATGGTGGTGGATTTAGTGAAAGCCATGCTGGTTTTGATTGGCCGCCATCTCCATGA